A region from the Curtobacterium sp. MCBA15_012 genome encodes:
- a CDS encoding M23 family metallopeptidase, with translation MPHTLRFALHRRRTLAAAVAVALAGGTLAALAPVTSASAESYPSWSDVQQAKASQAAQQAKVTEIKGLIADLGTKASAAQQQADAAGAAYQTAQTKYDEATLAQQTLQAQADEAEKTAKRSEAQAGALAAQLGRASSQDVTTDILTHPSGSGDLLYELGAMSKLTEQADGIYADASQDRGVAQGLADKAQSAKQALGALAQQAQSSMQAAQRAADDAQSAVQAQNDNEARLQAQLVLLTTNEQGVEADYEKGVAAEKARQAAAAAAAAKAAQEAAQAAGNQGGGNGSGGSGGGAPSSSGWVRPAGGYQTSPFGMRVDPYTHREALHAGVDLAPACSAPIYAAHAGRVTFAANGGGYGNEVILDNGGGISTAYGHIVNGGILVSVGQQVQAGQQIAMVGSTGWSTGCHLHFETRVNGSAVDPVPFMAARGISV, from the coding sequence TTGCCCCACACCCTCCGGTTCGCCCTCCACCGCCGTCGCACCCTCGCCGCGGCGGTCGCCGTCGCCCTCGCGGGCGGGACCCTCGCGGCCCTCGCGCCGGTGACGAGCGCCTCGGCGGAGAGCTACCCGAGCTGGTCCGACGTGCAGCAGGCCAAGGCCTCGCAGGCCGCGCAGCAGGCGAAGGTGACCGAGATCAAGGGCCTGATCGCCGACCTCGGCACGAAGGCTTCCGCGGCCCAGCAGCAGGCCGACGCAGCGGGTGCGGCCTACCAGACGGCACAGACGAAGTACGACGAGGCGACCCTCGCCCAGCAGACGCTGCAGGCGCAGGCGGACGAAGCCGAGAAGACGGCGAAGCGCTCCGAGGCCCAGGCCGGCGCCCTCGCTGCGCAGCTCGGCCGCGCGAGCTCGCAGGACGTGACGACCGACATCCTCACCCACCCGTCGGGCTCGGGCGACCTGCTCTACGAGCTCGGCGCGATGTCGAAGCTCACCGAGCAGGCGGACGGCATCTACGCCGACGCCTCGCAGGACCGCGGGGTCGCCCAGGGCCTCGCGGACAAGGCGCAGTCGGCGAAGCAGGCGCTCGGCGCGCTCGCCCAGCAGGCGCAGTCGTCGATGCAGGCCGCGCAGCGTGCAGCCGACGACGCGCAGTCCGCCGTCCAGGCACAGAACGACAACGAGGCCCGCCTCCAGGCGCAGCTCGTGCTGCTCACCACGAACGAGCAGGGCGTCGAGGCCGACTACGAGAAGGGCGTCGCCGCCGAGAAGGCCCGCCAGGCAGCGGCCGCCGCGGCCGCGGCGAAGGCGGCGCAGGAGGCAGCGCAGGCCGCCGGGAACCAGGGCGGCGGCAACGGGAGCGGCGGCAGCGGTGGCGGTGCCCCGAGCAGCTCCGGGTGGGTCCGCCCCGCCGGCGGGTACCAGACGAGCCCGTTCGGCATGCGTGTCGACCCGTACACGCACCGTGAGGCACTCCACGCGGGTGTCGACCTGGCTCCCGCGTGCTCCGCGCCGATCTACGCAGCCCACGCGGGTCGGGTGACCTTCGCGGCGAACGGCGGCGGCTACGGCAACGAGGTGATCCTCGACAACGGCGGCGGTATCTCGACCGCGTACGGCCACATCGTCAACGGGGGCATCCTCGTGTCGGTCGGCCAGCAGGTCCAGGCCGGGCAGCAGATCGCGATGGTCGGGTCCACCGGCTGGTCGACGGGCTGCCACCTCCACTTCGAGACCCGGGTGAACGGCTCCGCCGTCGACCCGGTCCCCTTCATGGCAGCGCGGGGGATCTCGGTGTGA
- a CDS encoding nitroreductase family protein, protein MELFEAIRRRRTTNGAFLPDPVSEEHQRLLVELAGRAPSQLNSQPWRFVLVEERDTIDRVAEISGRSMTRTMAEGTFFQRYKPYFRFSQAEMDERRDGMLFDKLPGPLKPFTKQVFTKRGQLLMNTLRVPQTLGEENRKLVAGSPLLLGVMLDRHEYRKEELSGFYSVFSTGAAMENVWLATTELGLGIQFVSFPMETPGAWAEIEGLLRVPEDLELMAVYRIGYLPPERRRPAIDWTSSERKRPSQYVFRGTCDTPQQGWDDAPAATHLDDGSAS, encoded by the coding sequence GTGGAGCTGTTCGAGGCGATCCGACGCCGACGCACGACGAACGGGGCGTTCCTGCCCGACCCGGTCTCCGAGGAGCACCAGCGCTTGCTCGTCGAACTGGCCGGTCGCGCGCCCTCGCAGCTGAACAGCCAGCCGTGGCGGTTCGTGCTCGTCGAGGAGCGGGACACGATCGACCGGGTCGCCGAGATCAGCGGCCGGTCGATGACGCGGACGATGGCCGAGGGCACGTTCTTCCAGCGGTACAAGCCGTACTTCCGGTTCTCGCAGGCCGAGATGGACGAGCGGCGCGACGGGATGCTGTTCGACAAGCTCCCCGGGCCGCTCAAGCCCTTCACGAAGCAGGTGTTCACGAAGCGCGGCCAGCTGCTCATGAACACGCTCCGGGTGCCGCAGACCCTCGGTGAGGAGAACCGGAAGCTCGTCGCCGGGTCGCCGCTGCTGCTCGGCGTGATGCTCGACCGGCACGAGTACCGCAAGGAGGAGCTGTCCGGCTTCTACTCGGTGTTCAGCACGGGTGCGGCGATGGAGAACGTCTGGCTCGCGACCACCGAGCTCGGGCTCGGCATCCAGTTCGTGTCGTTCCCGATGGAGACCCCCGGCGCCTGGGCCGAGATCGAGGGGCTGCTCCGGGTGCCGGAGGACCTCGAGCTGATGGCCGTGTACCGGATCGGGTACCTGCCGCCCGAGCGCCGCCGACCCGCGATCGACTGGACGTCGAGCGAACGGAAGCGCCCGTCGCAGTACGTGTTCCGCGGGACCTGCGACACCCCGCAGCAGGGGTGGGACGACGCACCGGCGGCGACCCACCTCGACGACGGGAGCGCGTCGTGA
- a CDS encoding phosphatidylserine decarboxylase family protein, giving the protein MNDSTHQQDVRRRAGWLPQDQSGLEGWLRGRRERLDERDPDRVLHPAVAALRDLVEGDPLLRMQAAEMIAQVPQGRAYEERHLRSFDELLMLVDDVVTTAPEYSDEQMVMTPLDGVLDWTKATPAGFAFYRDPRVNEAIRGILQGWCTFLDSENSLMVLVDEPSGWLSDGARRAVGMDQFVHDPDAEHWGFTSWNAFFTREFRDGERPVASPDDDAVVVSPCEATPYRIASGVHRRDDFWIKAEPYSVEDLLAGDESVDLFVDGTVWQAFLSALEYHRWHSPVAGTVVRAWVEPGTYYSEADSQGTDAAEPQLSQGYLAHVATRAIVLIDADDPAIGTVAVVFVGMSDVSSCVIGDGVEAGARIGKGDELGWFQFGGSSVCVLFGPGVVESFSLGAIPQAPDEQPSLLRVRSHLATATRATAPGDRGTAAG; this is encoded by the coding sequence GTGAACGACAGCACGCACCAGCAGGACGTCCGACGCCGTGCGGGATGGCTCCCGCAGGACCAGTCCGGGCTCGAGGGGTGGCTCCGCGGCCGCCGCGAGCGCCTCGACGAGCGCGACCCGGACCGGGTCCTGCACCCCGCCGTGGCAGCGCTCCGCGACCTGGTCGAGGGCGATCCCCTGCTGCGGATGCAGGCCGCCGAGATGATCGCGCAGGTGCCGCAGGGCCGGGCGTACGAGGAACGGCACCTGCGGAGCTTCGACGAGCTGCTCATGCTCGTCGACGACGTCGTCACGACCGCCCCCGAGTACAGCGACGAGCAGATGGTGATGACCCCGCTCGACGGCGTGCTCGACTGGACGAAGGCCACGCCGGCCGGGTTCGCCTTCTACCGCGACCCCCGGGTCAACGAGGCGATCCGAGGCATCCTGCAGGGCTGGTGCACGTTCCTCGACAGCGAGAACTCCCTCATGGTCCTGGTCGACGAGCCCTCGGGCTGGTTGAGCGACGGCGCACGTCGGGCCGTCGGCATGGACCAGTTCGTGCACGACCCGGACGCCGAGCACTGGGGCTTCACGTCGTGGAACGCGTTCTTCACCCGGGAGTTCCGCGACGGCGAGCGCCCCGTGGCGTCGCCGGACGACGACGCCGTGGTCGTCAGCCCGTGCGAGGCGACCCCGTACCGGATCGCCAGCGGCGTGCACCGCCGCGACGACTTCTGGATCAAGGCCGAGCCGTACTCGGTCGAGGACCTGCTCGCCGGTGACGAGTCGGTCGACCTGTTCGTCGACGGCACGGTGTGGCAGGCGTTCCTCAGCGCGCTCGAGTACCACCGCTGGCACAGCCCCGTGGCGGGGACCGTCGTGCGCGCCTGGGTGGAACCGGGCACCTACTACTCCGAGGCGGACTCGCAGGGCACCGACGCCGCCGAACCCCAGCTGTCGCAGGGGTACCTCGCGCACGTGGCGACGCGGGCGATCGTGCTGATCGACGCGGACGACCCGGCGATCGGCACCGTGGCGGTCGTGTTCGTCGGGATGTCCGACGTGTCGTCGTGCGTGATCGGCGACGGTGTCGAGGCCGGTGCCCGGATCGGCAAGGGCGACGAGCTCGGGTGGTTCCAGTTCGGTGGGTCGAGCGTCTGCGTGCTGTTCGGTCCCGGTGTCGTCGAGTCGTTCTCCCTCGGGGCGATCCCGCAGGCACCCGACGAGCAGCCGTCGCTCCTGCGCGTCCGGTCGCACCTCGCGACCGCGACCCGCGCCACGGCACCCGGGGACCGGGGTACGGCCGCTGGGTGA
- a CDS encoding SDR family oxidoreductase translates to MSGPSVLFIGGSGIISAACVREAVEQGFDVTVLNRGETDKRPIPEAVTRLQADVSDRTALEGALGDGRWDVVVDFVAFTPDQVQRDVEVFTGRTRQYVFISSASAYQTPATHLPITESTPLKNPFWQYSRDKIACEDLLVRAYREDDFPMTIIRPSHTYDETLVPFSGGWTVLGRMRAGKPVVVCGDGSSLWTITHARDFAVGFVGLLDRAEAIGEAFHITGDEAPTWDRIAHELAAAAGVEDLEIVHVPSDAIDALDAEWGASLLGDKANTSVFDNTKVQTLVPEFAQTTSIRQGAREIVACFDADPSRQVVDERLDGLMDQLVERWRVR, encoded by the coding sequence ATGTCGGGACCGAGCGTGCTGTTCATCGGCGGCAGCGGCATCATCAGCGCCGCGTGCGTCCGCGAAGCCGTCGAGCAGGGGTTCGACGTGACCGTGCTCAACCGGGGCGAGACGGACAAGCGGCCGATCCCGGAGGCCGTGACGCGCCTCCAGGCCGACGTGTCGGACCGGACCGCGCTGGAAGGCGCGCTCGGGGACGGACGCTGGGACGTCGTCGTCGACTTCGTGGCGTTCACACCCGACCAGGTGCAGCGCGACGTCGAGGTGTTCACCGGACGGACGCGGCAGTACGTCTTCATCTCGTCGGCCTCGGCGTACCAGACACCCGCGACCCACCTGCCGATCACCGAGTCGACGCCGTTGAAGAACCCGTTCTGGCAGTACTCGCGGGACAAGATCGCGTGCGAGGACCTGCTCGTGCGGGCCTACCGGGAGGACGACTTCCCGATGACGATCATCCGGCCCTCGCACACGTACGACGAGACCCTGGTGCCGTTCTCCGGCGGGTGGACCGTGCTCGGGCGGATGCGCGCTGGCAAGCCGGTCGTGGTGTGCGGCGACGGCAGCTCGCTGTGGACGATCACGCACGCGCGGGACTTCGCGGTCGGGTTCGTCGGGCTGCTCGACCGTGCCGAGGCGATCGGTGAGGCGTTCCACATCACGGGCGACGAGGCGCCGACCTGGGACCGGATCGCGCACGAGCTCGCCGCGGCGGCCGGGGTCGAGGACCTCGAGATCGTGCACGTGCCGAGCGACGCGATCGACGCCCTCGACGCGGAGTGGGGCGCGAGCCTGCTCGGGGACAAGGCGAACACGTCGGTGTTCGACAACACGAAGGTGCAGACCCTCGTGCCGGAGTTCGCGCAGACCACGTCGATCCGGCAGGGCGCGCGGGAGATCGTCGCGTGTTTCGACGCCGACCCGTCGCGGCAGGTCGTGGACGAGCGGCTCGACGGGCTGATGGACCAGCTCGTCGAGCGGTGGCGCGTGCGCTGA
- a CDS encoding aldo/keto reductase family protein encodes MEYRYLGDSGLKVSEITYGNWLTHASQVENDAAIACVRAALDVGISTFDTADVYANTGAETVLGEALKGERRQSLEIATKVFGPTGPKGHNDTGLSRKHILESIDGSLERLQTDYVDLYQAHRYDHETPLEETMQAFADVVRQGKVLYVGVSEWTADQLRAGHALAKDLGFQLISNQPQYSALWRVIEGEVVPTSQELGISQIVWSPIAQGVLTGKYKPGQPLPEGSRATDDKGGADMIKRFMRDEVLSAVQELEPIAKELDLSMAQLAVAWVLQNPNVASAIIGASRPEQVHDNAGAAGVAIPAELMSRIDDALGSVVERDPAKTNDSSPKTREA; translated from the coding sequence ATGGAGTACCGCTACCTCGGCGACTCGGGCCTCAAGGTCTCCGAGATCACCTACGGCAACTGGCTGACCCACGCCTCCCAGGTCGAGAACGACGCGGCGATCGCCTGCGTCCGGGCAGCGCTCGACGTCGGCATCTCGACGTTCGACACCGCCGACGTCTACGCGAACACCGGCGCCGAGACCGTCCTCGGCGAAGCCCTCAAGGGGGAGCGTCGGCAGTCGCTCGAGATCGCGACGAAGGTCTTCGGCCCGACCGGGCCGAAGGGCCACAACGACACCGGGCTGTCCCGGAAGCACATCCTCGAGTCGATCGACGGCTCGCTCGAGCGGCTGCAGACCGACTACGTCGACCTGTACCAGGCGCACCGCTACGACCACGAGACGCCCCTCGAGGAGACCATGCAGGCGTTCGCCGACGTGGTGCGTCAGGGCAAGGTCCTGTACGTCGGCGTCTCGGAGTGGACGGCCGACCAGCTCCGCGCCGGTCACGCGCTCGCGAAGGACCTCGGCTTCCAGCTCATCTCGAACCAGCCGCAGTACTCGGCGCTCTGGCGGGTGATCGAGGGTGAGGTCGTGCCGACGTCGCAGGAACTCGGCATCTCGCAGATCGTCTGGTCGCCGATCGCCCAGGGGGTGCTGACCGGCAAGTACAAGCCGGGCCAGCCGCTGCCCGAGGGGTCGCGTGCGACCGACGACAAGGGCGGCGCGGACATGATCAAGCGGTTCATGCGCGACGAGGTGTTGTCCGCCGTGCAGGAGCTCGAGCCGATCGCGAAGGAGCTCGACCTGTCCATGGCGCAGCTCGCCGTGGCGTGGGTGCTGCAGAACCCGAACGTCGCCTCGGCGATCATCGGTGCGTCGCGACCGGAGCAGGTGCACGACAACGCCGGCGCTGCGGGGGTCGCGATCCCCGCCGAGCTGATGTCCCGCATCGACGACGCCCTCGGGTCGGTCGTCGAGCGTGACCCGGCGAAGACGAATGACAGCAGCCCGAAGACCCGCGAGGCCTAG
- the rocD gene encoding ornithine--oxo-acid transaminase produces MTTATGAGAHTGTGASGDATAAALAVEDRSLAHNYSPLPVVIASGDGAWVTDVEGKRYLDGLAAYSAVNFGHGNPRLLDAARAQLDRVTLTSRAFVNDRLGPFAAALASLTDTDLVLPMNTGAEAVESAIKVSRAWGYRVKGVPAGRATIVVASGNFHGRTTTIVSFSDDPSAREDFGPYTPGFRTVPYGDAEALRAAMDDTVVAVLLEPIQGEGGVVIPPADYLPAVRAVCDEFGALFVADEIQSGLGRTGHTLAVQRVGVTPDLVTLGKALGGGIVPVSAVVGRADVLGVLRPGEHGSTFGGNPLAAAVGSEVVAMLAEGTFQERSLAGEPLLRGLLDGLVGRGVVAHRVAGLWAGIDIDPALGTGKEIAHDLADRGVLVKDTHGSTIRFAPPLVVTDDEVRLAIGTLGEVLAAR; encoded by the coding sequence ATGACCACCGCGACCGGAGCCGGTGCCCACACGGGAACCGGCGCGTCCGGCGACGCCACCGCCGCCGCGCTCGCCGTCGAGGACCGTTCCCTCGCCCACAACTACAGCCCGCTCCCGGTCGTCATCGCGTCCGGGGACGGTGCCTGGGTGACCGACGTCGAGGGCAAGCGCTACCTCGACGGGCTCGCCGCGTACTCCGCGGTGAACTTCGGCCACGGCAACCCCCGCCTGCTCGACGCCGCGCGTGCCCAGCTCGACCGGGTGACCCTGACGAGCCGCGCGTTCGTCAACGACCGGCTCGGCCCGTTCGCCGCGGCGCTCGCGTCCCTGACGGACACCGACCTCGTGCTCCCGATGAACACCGGTGCCGAGGCCGTCGAGTCCGCGATCAAGGTCTCCCGTGCCTGGGGCTACCGCGTGAAGGGCGTCCCGGCCGGCCGTGCCACGATCGTCGTCGCGTCCGGGAACTTCCACGGCCGCACCACGACGATCGTGTCGTTCTCCGACGACCCCTCCGCCCGCGAGGACTTCGGGCCGTACACGCCGGGCTTCCGCACGGTGCCGTACGGCGACGCCGAGGCCCTGCGCGCCGCGATGGACGACACCGTCGTGGCCGTGCTGCTCGAGCCGATCCAGGGCGAGGGCGGCGTGGTCATCCCGCCCGCCGACTACCTGCCGGCGGTCCGCGCGGTCTGCGACGAGTTCGGCGCGCTGTTCGTCGCCGACGAGATCCAGTCCGGGCTCGGCCGCACCGGCCACACCCTGGCGGTGCAGCGGGTCGGCGTGACGCCGGACCTCGTCACGCTCGGCAAGGCGCTCGGCGGCGGGATCGTCCCCGTCTCGGCCGTCGTCGGTCGTGCGGACGTGCTCGGCGTCCTGCGCCCGGGGGAGCACGGCTCCACGTTCGGCGGCAACCCGCTCGCGGCGGCCGTCGGGTCCGAGGTCGTGGCGATGCTCGCCGAGGGGACCTTCCAGGAGCGCTCCCTCGCCGGGGAGCCACTGCTGCGCGGGCTGCTCGACGGCCTCGTCGGTCGCGGGGTCGTCGCGCACCGCGTGGCCGGGCTCTGGGCGGGGATCGACATCGACCCGGCGCTCGGCACCGGCAAGGAGATCGCGCACGACCTGGCCGACCGGGGCGTGCTCGTGAAGGACACGCACGGGTCGACGATCCGCTTCGCGCCGCCGCTCGTCGTCACCGACGACGAGGTGCGCCTGGCGATCGGGACCCTCGGCGAGGTGCTCGCCGCGCGGTAG
- the aroQ gene encoding gamma subclass chorismate mutase AroQ — MSAQTPNRSHPLSVVVACCALLLSLTACSGPGDSAHTSASATAATTAPSAPSGTARSAAIRSVVALVVERLGTAPQVAAAKFHSGQAVDDPARERVVLDAARSAAEQAGVDPDWVEAVFADQVAANKVAQYTLLASWTRDPDRAPATAPDLGATVRPVLDRITPELVSGLASARAARSSPRCGADVRAAVAGSDVDESAVRDALSTAVAHLCGAGRASGTDGEGGRG; from the coding sequence ATGAGCGCTCAGACACCGAACCGATCCCACCCGTTGTCCGTCGTCGTCGCGTGCTGCGCACTGCTCCTGTCGCTCACCGCGTGCTCGGGCCCCGGCGACTCCGCGCACACGTCCGCCTCGGCCACCGCGGCCACCACCGCCCCGTCGGCCCCGAGTGGGACCGCGCGCTCCGCGGCCATCCGGTCGGTCGTCGCCCTGGTCGTCGAGCGACTGGGCACCGCTCCGCAGGTCGCCGCGGCGAAGTTCCACTCCGGCCAGGCGGTCGACGATCCCGCACGCGAGCGGGTCGTCCTCGACGCCGCACGGTCGGCCGCCGAGCAGGCCGGGGTCGACCCGGACTGGGTCGAGGCCGTCTTCGCCGACCAGGTCGCCGCGAACAAGGTCGCGCAGTACACGCTGCTCGCGTCGTGGACGCGGGACCCCGACCGGGCGCCGGCGACGGCTCCCGACCTGGGTGCCACGGTCCGCCCGGTGCTCGACCGCATCACCCCCGAGCTGGTGTCGGGACTGGCGTCGGCCCGGGCGGCACGGTCGAGTCCGCGGTGCGGAGCGGACGTGCGTGCAGCCGTGGCCGGATCGGACGTCGACGAGTCGGCGGTGCGCGACGCCCTCTCCACGGCGGTGGCGCACCTGTGCGGAGCCGGTCGGGCCTCGGGAACCGACGGCGAGGGTGGCCGGGGATGA
- a CDS encoding Lrp/AsnC family transcriptional regulator codes for MDTLDHRILDQLRENARAGYGDIGSVVGLSASAVKRRVDRLVADGVIQGFTIKVDPAVEDRGTEAWVELYCRGTVSPDELRALLDTVPEVVDAGTVTGSADAVVHMRSRDLPALELALDRVRLAPQVDHTRSAIVLSKLVSRESA; via the coding sequence ATGGACACGCTCGACCACCGCATCCTGGACCAACTCCGGGAGAACGCCCGCGCCGGGTACGGCGACATCGGGTCGGTGGTCGGACTCTCGGCCTCGGCGGTCAAGCGCCGGGTCGACCGACTCGTCGCCGACGGGGTCATCCAGGGGTTCACGATCAAGGTCGACCCCGCCGTCGAGGACCGCGGCACCGAGGCCTGGGTCGAGCTCTACTGCCGCGGCACCGTCTCGCCCGACGAGCTCCGCGCGCTGCTCGACACCGTCCCCGAGGTGGTCGACGCCGGCACCGTCACGGGCAGCGCCGACGCGGTCGTGCACATGCGGTCGCGGGACCTGCCCGCACTCGAGCTCGCGCTCGACCGGGTGCGGCTCGCACCCCAGGTCGACCACACCCGCAGTGCGATCGTGCTGTCGAAGCTCGTCTCGCGCGAATCCGCGTAG
- a CDS encoding YqjF family protein — MTAGRSAGAEPGLPPVAAVAPPLRGRPWISQDWLDVVFVHWRVDVSAVVPLLPAGARPDTMAPDGTDDGVTTWVGLIGFRFTDTRFPPLGPLGRAGSVGDFVEVNVRVYTRDDQGRRGVAFLSLDAGKLLPTIGARVATALPYWWAHAEVRTGGGRVGYAMRRHGTHLRSTFEVEVGAAVDEPSALETFLTARWGMHVRRAGATRYWPNEHEAWPLHRATLRTLRDDLVAAAGLPFGLAGLEPDSVLYSPGVTTRFGRGR; from the coding sequence GTGACCGCCGGCCGGTCCGCCGGGGCCGAGCCGGGCCTCCCGCCCGTCGCCGCCGTGGCGCCGCCGCTGCGGGGGCGACCGTGGATCTCGCAGGACTGGCTCGACGTCGTGTTCGTGCACTGGCGGGTCGACGTGTCGGCGGTCGTGCCGCTGCTGCCGGCCGGGGCGCGACCGGACACCATGGCCCCGGACGGCACCGACGACGGCGTGACGACGTGGGTCGGGCTGATCGGCTTCCGGTTCACCGACACCCGGTTCCCGCCACTCGGTCCGCTCGGCCGGGCCGGCAGCGTCGGCGACTTCGTCGAGGTGAACGTGCGGGTCTACACGCGCGACGACCAGGGTCGACGCGGGGTCGCCTTCCTGTCGCTCGACGCGGGGAAGCTCCTGCCGACCATCGGCGCCCGGGTGGCGACCGCGCTCCCCTACTGGTGGGCGCACGCCGAGGTGCGCACGGGCGGAGGCCGTGTCGGGTACGCGATGCGGCGGCACGGGACGCACCTGCGGTCGACGTTCGAGGTGGAGGTCGGCGCGGCCGTCGACGAGCCGAGCGCCCTCGAGACCTTCCTGACGGCGCGCTGGGGCATGCACGTGCGTCGGGCGGGGGCGACCCGGTACTGGCCGAACGAGCACGAAGCGTGGCCGCTGCACCGGGCGACGCTCCGGACGCTGCGGGACGACCTCGTGGCCGCGGCGGGCCTGCCGTTCGGGCTCGCGGGGCTGGAGCCGGACTCGGTGCTGTACTCACCCGGGGTGACGACGCGGTTCGGGCGGGGGCGGTGA
- the ddaH gene encoding dimethylargininase: protein MSNTATEPTAAPARVATKRSILMCNPTYYTVSYRINPWMHPEEPTDTSKAVEQWQSLVDVYEQLGFDIAYIEPIEGLPDMVYAANGGFVLDGVAYGAKFQYPERQPEGPAYMDWFRQAGLTVAEPEETNEGEGDFLLVGDTIFAGTGFRSDSTSHEELARITGREVVTLKLINPSFYHLDTAIAVLDPEPAADGTSNIAYLESAFDEASLTILRERFPDAIIATEEDAAILGLNSYSDGYNVVIASRAVRFAEQLREKGYNPIGVDLSELLLGGGGVKCCTLDLHPVGTGTSVARS, encoded by the coding sequence ATGTCGAACACCGCAACCGAACCGACCGCAGCACCGGCGCGTGTCGCCACCAAGCGCTCGATCCTGATGTGCAACCCGACGTACTACACGGTGAGCTACCGGATCAACCCGTGGATGCACCCGGAGGAGCCGACCGACACCTCGAAGGCGGTCGAGCAGTGGCAGTCGCTCGTCGACGTCTACGAGCAGCTCGGCTTCGACATCGCGTACATCGAGCCGATCGAGGGCCTGCCGGACATGGTCTACGCGGCGAACGGCGGGTTCGTGCTCGACGGTGTCGCGTACGGCGCGAAGTTCCAGTACCCCGAGCGCCAGCCCGAGGGTCCCGCGTACATGGACTGGTTCCGCCAGGCCGGCCTGACCGTCGCCGAGCCGGAGGAGACCAACGAGGGCGAGGGCGACTTCCTGCTCGTCGGCGACACCATCTTCGCCGGGACCGGCTTCCGCTCCGACAGCACCTCGCACGAGGAGCTCGCGCGCATCACCGGCCGCGAGGTCGTCACCCTCAAGCTCATCAACCCGAGCTTCTACCACCTCGACACCGCGATCGCCGTGCTCGACCCGGAGCCCGCGGCCGACGGCACCTCGAACATCGCATACCTCGAGAGCGCCTTCGACGAGGCGTCGCTGACGATCCTGCGCGAGCGCTTCCCGGACGCGATCATCGCCACCGAGGAGGACGCCGCGATCCTCGGCCTGAACTCCTACTCCGACGGCTACAACGTCGTGATCGCGTCCCGCGCCGTCCGGTTCGCCGAGCAGCTGCGCGAGAAGGGCTACAACCCGATCGGCGTCGACCTGTCCGAGCTCCTGCTCGGCGGCGGCGGCGTGAAGTGCTGCACGCTCGACCTGCACCCCGTCGGCACCGGCACCTCGGTCGCGCGGTCCTGA